The following coding sequences are from one Treponema parvum window:
- a CDS encoding NACHT domain-containing protein, with product MVIKPDWDIFKSNFPESSECNFEWMCYQLFCREFGKDKGIFRFYNQPTLETEPIEYNNDIIGFQAKFYTVNLSERKGQILKIISDLKITYPNLTILYFYTNREWTPSSITRDRKTRVQNDIEKYALKKGIKIEWKTKSYFESEFVTIKNADITQYFFNSNTNEYYKKIKKIQKEDIDLLENKIFSTSIYINNNEQPLFGKNILSVFILDQLKNSELHSFPDIFIRGVAGIGKSTEMKIAYNKLLEKCSGEDCYREFHFLPTPYFFELKNYQEGCFKINGNENPILFLDGIDEIQNSKLLPFIKDLSNLKSQNSSVKFIISGRDAAFPSEINGFKHIDVRLSFYIDSELQNLIYNFKGTVFEPFVGIPFYRLFLCSTNFKNIKTYKEFIMTLITSRLAQDKEKSDRSENILSSTGMGIDLNHIQNTLAKFSYDLFKSGKRVFSTEDIKKYFNTTEYSFVLKSCIFDYKNDNTISFFSNIYFEFFVAKYYSKKNYSLARKELFISTGKVKVQYVNIIAILMNYISNTTKLYKKISKQLKQETGAYILLTDYVCLPIEKRFHFYKKIVEEYNNRKKIIYYLSFKHQKDLLKNIDSLSDAVHKLLPEYFYDDAIKIHCDIILNFIKNPVADEIVTFENAVILLGVHNTFWQEKQQDLLKEISIPLIKFFRENELAEQMKGLLSEDIILGWYQDYNWTAGWGEKEWLSFIKKVLNDIHLDFYDFKSESEFRIKLKLFIHFHTNIYIRSLLVPLAKKILENERNNTDMASVVPHEVDDEFKTPILHFDNDIAYFYHILKTYEISISDILHVLNFCACNYIQYNLPYQTEEIYIEIINQFKNNIHCITDVEMPELYKLFVTYINTESCIYISDFFEYIKPLNDNRKKQLFVLLAKDLRQKVEWRKLWMLRESIVILLDITKKEDSCLLFEQLKKIDNIYRDCIAYIYARKLNEHPLYGIAVSEYPKLFPEQLKKDEICNRRIAEFEAEKQTMFNKEIDIILNKENLLNEINHIFNYLDKTVDSSKKDTARSRLLDLRIDHIGGKIKYDYEENHSDLPIFSQFVLEYLFACTRDDRRLDRMQAIKNIEDWFSDEKYFWRYFFWLYICCHKKEETDSYLKKYPELLEKITNSMEKEASCFLENDSIDKYDDGENRFWVVPFVHYINRLYNNKLPKWVDKIKVLNFIAFPAWQLATEFYCHINSEFKWEKWNSVFDWIEEVAGISSDAVIKEALTLLPKLKSDQSQTQIIAIFVKNVKSESVYRQDMLGAIFDKTIIEIRKDYKDHNHTSIMNAGALSSFWYETGENFVERIYSYIDFSKYDSNDVNYCRKAVLEYFCKVANQEQKNTVIVLLKNRIAESNVKIYLAKLGYEKAIIKLIDEFLDGANFNTNLTFHTPLFGKSKKSMRLLNKYYQLYKYSMEKDNDRRRYLMDYARVGILQTVIKHNFWFIKWKLNKIIKRLKAKGLYFEGIQDFLNEIEQKVFGDDN from the coding sequence ATGGTGATAAAACCTGATTGGGATATATTTAAATCTAATTTTCCTGAAAGCTCAGAATGCAATTTTGAGTGGATGTGTTATCAGTTATTTTGCAGAGAGTTTGGAAAAGATAAAGGAATTTTTCGGTTTTACAATCAGCCGACATTAGAAACGGAACCGATAGAATATAATAACGATATTATAGGTTTCCAAGCAAAATTTTATACAGTAAATCTTTCAGAACGAAAAGGGCAAATACTAAAAATTATAAGTGATTTAAAAATTACATATCCTAATTTAACAATTCTTTATTTTTATACAAATCGCGAATGGACACCGTCATCGATAACCCGTGATAGAAAAACTAGGGTTCAAAACGATATTGAAAAATATGCATTAAAGAAAGGAATTAAAATTGAATGGAAGACCAAAAGTTATTTTGAATCCGAATTTGTAACAATCAAAAATGCAGATATAACGCAATATTTTTTTAATAGTAATACAAATGAATATTATAAAAAAATAAAAAAAATTCAAAAAGAAGATATTGATTTACTTGAAAATAAAATATTTTCAACTTCGATATATATAAATAACAACGAGCAGCCTTTATTTGGAAAAAATATTTTAAGTGTTTTTATACTCGATCAATTAAAAAATAGTGAGCTACATAGTTTTCCCGATATTTTTATTCGTGGTGTAGCGGGAATTGGAAAATCTACAGAAATGAAAATCGCATATAATAAACTTTTAGAGAAATGCTCCGGCGAAGATTGTTATCGGGAGTTTCATTTTTTGCCTACGCCATATTTCTTTGAATTAAAAAACTATCAAGAAGGTTGTTTCAAAATAAATGGAAATGAAAACCCGATATTATTTCTTGATGGTATAGATGAAATTCAGAATTCAAAGCTGCTCCCTTTTATAAAAGACTTGTCAAATTTGAAATCCCAGAATTCATCGGTTAAATTTATTATTTCCGGTAGAGATGCGGCTTTTCCTTCCGAAATAAACGGGTTTAAACATATTGATGTGCGATTGTCATTTTATATCGATTCGGAATTACAGAATTTAATATACAATTTTAAAGGAACCGTTTTCGAACCTTTTGTCGGAATTCCCTTTTATAGACTTTTTCTTTGTTCTACAAATTTTAAAAATATAAAAACGTACAAAGAATTTATTATGACATTAATAACATCTAGGTTGGCACAGGATAAAGAAAAATCGGACAGAAGTGAAAATATTTTATCCTCGACAGGAATGGGTATAGATCTAAATCATATTCAAAATACTTTGGCAAAATTTTCCTATGATCTTTTTAAATCCGGAAAAAGAGTTTTTTCTACAGAGGATATAAAGAAATATTTTAATACCACAGAATATTCATTCGTGTTAAAATCCTGCATTTTCGATTATAAAAATGATAACACTATCAGTTTTTTTTCAAACATTTATTTCGAATTCTTTGTTGCAAAATATTATTCAAAGAAAAATTATTCGCTGGCTCGAAAGGAATTATTTATTTCTACCGGTAAAGTCAAAGTTCAGTATGTAAATATTATTGCGATATTGATGAATTATATTTCTAATACGACGAAATTATACAAAAAGATTTCCAAACAGCTGAAGCAGGAAACCGGCGCTTACATATTATTAACAGATTATGTTTGTTTGCCTATAGAAAAGCGATTTCATTTTTATAAAAAAATTGTTGAAGAATATAATAACAGAAAAAAAATTATTTATTATTTATCTTTTAAACATCAAAAAGATTTATTGAAAAATATAGATTCTTTATCTGATGCGGTGCATAAACTTTTACCGGAATATTTTTACGATGATGCTATAAAAATTCACTGCGACATAATTTTAAATTTCATAAAGAATCCTGTAGCTGATGAAATAGTAACATTTGAAAATGCAGTTATTCTGTTAGGTGTTCATAACACTTTTTGGCAGGAAAAACAGCAAGATTTATTAAAAGAAATATCGATTCCTTTAATCAAATTCTTCAGAGAAAATGAACTTGCCGAACAAATGAAAGGTCTTCTGTCCGAAGATATAATTTTGGGTTGGTATCAAGATTATAACTGGACGGCCGGATGGGGTGAAAAAGAATGGCTATCTTTTATAAAGAAAGTACTTAACGATATCCATTTAGATTTTTATGATTTTAAATCCGAGTCTGAATTTCGAATCAAATTAAAACTGTTTATTCATTTTCATACAAATATCTATATCAGGAGTCTTCTTGTACCTCTCGCAAAAAAGATTTTAGAAAATGAAAGAAATAATACGGACATGGCTTCCGTTGTACCACATGAAGTTGATGATGAATTTAAAACTCCTATTTTACATTTCGATAATGATATTGCATACTTTTATCACATATTAAAAACCTACGAAATCTCCATATCCGATATATTACATGTTTTGAATTTTTGTGCTTGCAATTATATACAGTATAATTTACCGTATCAGACGGAAGAAATATATATAGAAATTATCAATCAGTTTAAAAATAATATCCATTGTATTACCGATGTTGAAATGCCGGAATTATATAAACTTTTTGTAACTTATATAAACACTGAGTCCTGTATATATATTTCAGATTTTTTCGAATATATAAAGCCGTTAAATGATAATCGGAAAAAACAGTTATTTGTTTTATTAGCGAAAGATTTAAGACAAAAAGTGGAATGGCGTAAACTGTGGATGCTGCGTGAGTCTATAGTTATACTCCTTGATATAACAAAAAAAGAAGACTCTTGTTTGCTTTTTGAGCAATTAAAAAAAATTGATAACATATATCGTGACTGTATTGCGTATATCTATGCTAGAAAATTAAACGAACATCCGCTATATGGAATAGCTGTATCTGAATACCCTAAATTATTTCCCGAACAATTAAAAAAAGATGAAATTTGCAATCGACGTATTGCTGAATTCGAAGCTGAAAAACAAACGATGTTTAATAAGGAAATAGATATTATTTTAAATAAAGAAAATCTCCTTAATGAAATAAATCATATTTTTAACTATCTTGATAAAACTGTAGATTCTTCTAAAAAAGATACTGCCCGTAGCAGATTATTGGATTTAAGGATTGATCATATAGGTGGCAAAATAAAATACGATTATGAAGAAAATCATTCCGATTTGCCCATATTTTCTCAGTTTGTACTTGAATATTTATTTGCTTGTACAAGAGATGATCGCCGTTTGGATCGCATGCAAGCAATTAAAAATATAGAAGATTGGTTTTCAGATGAAAAATATTTTTGGCGATATTTCTTTTGGTTGTATATTTGTTGTCATAAAAAAGAAGAAACAGATAGTTATTTGAAAAAATATCCTGAATTACTTGAGAAAATTACTAATTCAATGGAAAAGGAAGCTTCTTGCTTTTTGGAAAATGACAGCATAGATAAATATGATGACGGAGAAAATCGTTTTTGGGTTGTTCCGTTTGTTCATTATATTAATCGTTTATACAATAATAAATTACCCAAATGGGTTGATAAAATAAAAGTTTTAAATTTTATAGCCTTTCCTGCATGGCAACTTGCTACCGAGTTTTATTGTCATATTAACAGTGAATTTAAATGGGAAAAGTGGAATTCGGTTTTTGACTGGATAGAAGAAGTTGCTGGAATTTCTTCCGATGCTGTTATAAAAGAAGCTTTAACCTTACTTCCGAAGTTAAAGTCTGACCAATCTCAGACCCAAATCATTGCAATATTTGTTAAAAACGTAAAATCGGAATCTGTATATAGACAGGATATGTTGGGTGCAATCTTTGATAAAACGATTATTGAAATACGAAAAGATTATAAAGACCATAATCACACATCAATTATGAATGCGGGCGCTCTTTCTTCATTTTGGTACGAAACCGGAGAAAACTTTGTAGAAAGAATTTATTCATATATAGACTTTTCAAAATACGATTCTAATGATGTGAACTATTGTCGAAAGGCGGTTTTGGAATATTTCTGTAAAGTGGCAAATCAAGAACAAAAGAATACAGTCATTGTTTTGTTAAAAAATCGGATTGCAGAATCTAATGTCAAAATATATCTTGCAAAATTAGGATATGAAAAAGCAATAATAAAGCTTATAGATGAATTTCTTGATGGAGCAAATTTTAATACTAATCTGACTTTTCATACACCTTTATTTGGAAAATCTAAAAAATCTATGCGCCTGTTGAATAAATACTATCAGTTATACAAATATTCTATGGAAAAAGATAACGATAGAAGGCGATATTTAATGGATTATGCAAGAGTTGGAATTTTACAAACTGTAATAAAACATAATTTTTGGTTTATAAAATGGAAATTAAATAAAATCATAAAGAGATTGAAAGCGAAAGGACTTTATTTTGAGGGTATTCAGGATTTTTTGAATGAAATAGAACAGAAAGTTTTCGGAGATGATAATTGA
- a CDS encoding class I SAM-dependent methyltransferase, whose protein sequence is MSEFSGVADTMLIPMAARIYASKRFPEYFYDEAALSLEEKIPGETLERIWKSSSEYTMLASVARYHNFDEITKNFIAAHEKCNIINLGAGLETAAFRLQAESVQTTGTQANIIQADNLQAANVQASGNHTVDIRTAGTYTGGAIFYEIDLPEVIELRKNILGKKGNETLIGADLFTLKWAENIDASLPSLLVVSGVFQYFHEEKILSFLSDVKKRFPAGELIFDATNEIGIKYANKYVKKTGNASAHMYFYVNDCLAFAKKCDMELIERRTFYTAARKMLKRKLKLYTRIAMKVCDDGGRTVILHLKLN, encoded by the coding sequence ATGAGCGAATTTAGCGGTGTGGCCGATACAATGCTTATACCTATGGCGGCGCGGATTTATGCGTCAAAACGTTTTCCGGAATATTTTTATGACGAAGCGGCTTTGTCTCTGGAAGAAAAAATACCCGGAGAAACGCTTGAGCGGATTTGGAAATCATCTTCTGAATACACTATGCTGGCTTCCGTAGCCCGCTATCACAATTTTGACGAGATAACGAAAAACTTTATTGCCGCGCATGAAAAATGCAACATCATTAATCTGGGCGCGGGACTTGAAACTGCGGCATTTCGGCTGCAAGCAGAAAGTGTGCAGACAACCGGGACGCAGGCAAACATCATACAAGCAGACAACTTACAAGCGGCAAATGTACAGGCATCCGGCAACCATACTGTCGACATACGTACCGCCGGCACATATACGGGCGGCGCAATTTTTTACGAAATCGATTTGCCCGAAGTTATCGAACTGCGCAAAAATATCTTGGGTAAAAAAGGAAACGAGACTCTCATAGGAGCCGATCTTTTTACGCTGAAATGGGCTGAAAACATAGACGCCTCCCTTCCGTCTTTGCTGGTTGTTTCAGGCGTGTTTCAGTATTTCCATGAAGAAAAGATTCTGTCTTTTTTGTCGGATGTTAAAAAACGTTTTCCTGCCGGAGAATTGATTTTTGATGCGACGAATGAGATCGGCATAAAATACGCGAATAAGTACGTTAAAAAAACCGGCAACGCTTCGGCGCATATGTATTTTTACGTAAACGATTGTTTAGCCTTTGCAAAAAAATGCGATATGGAGCTAATCGAACGGCGCACGTTTTATACCGCCGCGCGAAAAATGTTGAAGCGTAAACTGAAGCTGTATACCCGCATAGCGATGAAAGTGTGCGACGACGGCGGAAGAACGGTCATCTTACATTTAAAACTTAATTGA
- the amrA gene encoding AmmeMemoRadiSam system protein A → MAIIGAFMVPHPPLIVHEVGRGREDDIAATVAAYVQVAKKIASLKPETIVVTSPHATFYRDYFHISPGTEAFGDFSEFGAPEVSFHLFYDTGFVKAVCREADAAKIAAGAKGEVHAPLDHGTAVPLYFINKYYTDYKLVRIGLSGQSYKAHYALGECIRRAAEKTEKRVVVVASGDLSHVLKEDGPYGFRAEGPVYDERIMNVMGNADFGKLLSASLFSPDFCENAAECGHRSFIIMAGSLDRTAVRAERLSYEGPFGVGYGICIYGVTGSDEARNFLERYEEDERRAFDERKKSEDEYVRLARLTVETYVRTKRMLRIEGGAAVRSSGSDPMMKLSGDLLDNRAGVFVSLKKDGMLRGCIGTIAPVCANIAEEIAHNAVSAAAFDPRFSEVEEDELSSLVYSVDILSSPEKISSKTELDVKRYGVIVTKGSRRGLLLPNLETVNTIDEQIGIACKKGGIAMSENPEIERFEVVRHY, encoded by the coding sequence ATGGCGATAATCGGCGCGTTTATGGTTCCGCATCCTCCGCTAATCGTGCATGAAGTGGGGCGCGGCAGGGAAGATGATATTGCGGCGACGGTTGCCGCATATGTGCAGGTTGCAAAAAAGATCGCGAGTCTAAAGCCCGAAACGATCGTCGTCACGTCTCCACATGCAACTTTCTATCGCGATTATTTTCATATTTCCCCTGGCACAGAAGCATTCGGAGATTTTTCCGAGTTCGGCGCACCGGAAGTGAGCTTTCACCTTTTTTACGATACCGGTTTTGTTAAAGCCGTCTGCCGCGAAGCCGACGCGGCAAAGATTGCGGCGGGTGCGAAAGGGGAGGTACATGCGCCGCTCGACCACGGTACTGCTGTGCCGCTGTATTTTATCAATAAGTATTACACAGATTATAAGCTCGTGCGCATCGGTCTTTCGGGGCAGTCGTACAAAGCGCATTATGCGCTCGGCGAGTGCATCCGTCGGGCTGCGGAAAAAACGGAGAAAAGAGTTGTCGTCGTTGCAAGCGGAGATCTGTCTCATGTGCTGAAAGAGGACGGGCCATACGGATTTCGCGCGGAAGGCCCCGTATACGATGAGCGCATCATGAACGTTATGGGAAATGCAGATTTCGGAAAGCTACTTTCGGCCAGCTTGTTCAGCCCTGATTTTTGTGAAAACGCTGCGGAGTGCGGTCACCGTTCGTTTATCATTATGGCGGGAAGCCTCGACCGCACGGCAGTCCGCGCGGAAAGGCTTTCCTACGAAGGGCCTTTCGGCGTGGGCTACGGGATTTGTATCTATGGCGTGACGGGGAGTGACGAAGCGCGCAATTTTTTGGAGCGGTACGAAGAAGACGAACGGCGAGCTTTTGATGAGCGGAAAAAAAGCGAAGACGAATATGTCCGCCTTGCAAGGCTTACGGTTGAAACCTATGTGCGGACAAAGCGAATGCTCCGCATCGAAGGCGGCGCGGCCGTGAGATCAAGCGGTTCCGATCCGATGATGAAGCTTTCTGGCGATTTGCTAGATAATCGCGCAGGAGTTTTCGTATCGCTTAAAAAAGACGGCATGCTCCGCGGCTGTATCGGAACGATCGCCCCTGTGTGCGCAAACATCGCCGAAGAGATCGCTCACAATGCGGTAAGCGCCGCCGCTTTCGATCCGCGGTTTTCCGAAGTGGAGGAAGACGAACTTTCATCTCTCGTATACAGCGTTGATATTCTCTCGAGCCCTGAAAAAATTTCGTCGAAAACCGAGCTCGACGTAAAGCGCTACGGCGTCATAGTGACAAAGGGAAGCAGGCGCGGCTTACTTTTGCCGAACCTCGAAACGGTAAACACAATTGACGAGCAAATAGGAATTGCGTGCAAAAAAGGCGGCATCGCTATGAGCGAAAATCCCGAAATCGAACGCTTCGAAGTCGTGCGTCATTATTGA
- the amrS gene encoding AmmeMemoRadiSam system radical SAM enzyme: MKDDVSVKNAGLQAPAVCDTCFYRCSIAEGRTGKCRSRMNRGGKIVPLNYGRLTALALDPIEKKPLYRFFPGSVILSAGSWGCNMRCPFCQNAEISQSGGGIETVYVSPEALAEKALSLIPCGNIGVAYTYNEPLVSWEYVRDASRIVRSFGMKNVVVTNGCISAKVLEAVLPYVDAMNIDLKGFTHEWYETLGGNLDVVKDTIARCAKRTHVELTTLIVPGKNDGEDEIRSLAQWVSKIDKTIPLHVTRFFPHWRMKDAIATPVDTVYRTVSIAREYLEYAFPGNC, translated from the coding sequence ATGAAAGACGATGTAAGCGTAAAAAACGCTGGTCTTCAAGCGCCGGCCGTGTGCGATACGTGCTTTTACCGCTGCTCGATCGCCGAAGGCCGAACTGGAAAATGCCGCTCCCGAATGAACAGGGGCGGAAAAATCGTCCCTCTCAATTACGGACGGCTCACAGCATTAGCCCTCGATCCTATCGAAAAAAAGCCGCTCTACCGATTTTTTCCCGGAAGCGTGATTTTGTCGGCAGGAAGTTGGGGCTGCAATATGCGCTGCCCGTTTTGCCAAAATGCGGAGATTTCACAGAGCGGCGGCGGCATCGAAACGGTGTATGTTTCACCCGAGGCTCTTGCCGAAAAAGCTTTATCGCTTATCCCCTGCGGCAATATCGGCGTCGCCTACACGTACAACGAGCCGCTTGTATCGTGGGAATACGTGCGCGATGCATCACGTATCGTGCGCTCTTTCGGTATGAAAAACGTCGTCGTCACAAACGGCTGCATCAGCGCCAAGGTGCTCGAAGCAGTGCTGCCGTATGTCGATGCGATGAATATCGATTTAAAAGGGTTTACGCATGAGTGGTATGAGACCTTGGGCGGCAATTTGGATGTCGTCAAAGATACGATTGCTCGCTGTGCGAAGAGGACGCACGTCGAACTTACGACGCTCATCGTTCCCGGAAAAAACGACGGCGAAGATGAGATTCGCTCCCTTGCGCAGTGGGTTTCGAAAATCGACAAAACTATTCCCCTTCACGTCACGCGCTTTTTCCCGCACTGGCGCATGAAGGATGCGATCGCGACGCCGGTCGACACGGTGTACCGCACGGTTTCGATTGCGCGCGAATACCTCGAATACGCATTCCCTGGCAACTGCTGA
- a CDS encoding ATP-binding cassette domain-containing protein, which translates to MQDGSCLISIKNCRIQDRGKALVQNLNWTMKSGEAWLVTGPGGEGKEVFLKALSGNGVSGSASCEPNEDSSYYKNVFSSSVETVSLERAAALIEEERKNDDSEFSPDGVDAGRTGRIFLAEAILSRSVKKNEILPENIKCLENDRYVKLCGIEDILDRGLKYMSTGEIRRTLLCRSLFSKKKLLILSNPFAGLDSESRSVLFKFFDETVKERSSRIDDTLPYIILSSDRYSEIPGAITDVIEFTGAKISFCGSKNDYENLLFKREKENNSELKSRKKTFIAEVSMLNDESFKTRSLCQTAGNADKASRAERKILVEMKRVNVAWSGHVVLDDLTWSLYEGEHWLIRGPNGSGKTTFLELITGDNMQVFCNDVSLFGKRRGSGETVWDIKSKLGIVSYRMHVEYRMLGGTDLESVIISGFRDSIGLYEHKTDLEVITAEKWLNLGGFSGRKKELFGNLSYGEQRALLILRAAVKCPKILILDEPCHGLDKSYRENILNLLETIAESGTTTLLHVTHDPTEVLPCEKHILEFHPKERPMYKIIDNS; encoded by the coding sequence ATGCAAGACGGCTCGTGCCTTATATCCATAAAAAATTGCCGCATACAAGACCGCGGAAAAGCCCTCGTTCAAAATCTAAACTGGACCATGAAAAGCGGCGAGGCGTGGCTTGTGACGGGCCCCGGCGGCGAAGGGAAAGAAGTGTTTTTAAAGGCGCTTTCGGGAAACGGTGTATCCGGCAGTGCATCTTGCGAACCGAATGAGGACAGCTCTTATTATAAAAACGTTTTCTCTTCTTCCGTAGAGACCGTTTCGCTGGAAAGAGCCGCCGCGCTCATCGAAGAGGAGCGTAAAAACGACGACAGCGAATTTTCGCCGGACGGCGTAGACGCGGGCAGAACAGGGCGCATTTTTCTTGCAGAAGCGATTCTTTCACGCAGCGTAAAGAAAAACGAAATTCTTCCTGAAAATATAAAATGTCTTGAAAACGACCGATATGTAAAGCTCTGCGGAATAGAAGATATTCTGGACAGAGGACTAAAATACATGTCCACCGGCGAAATCAGACGCACGCTTTTGTGCCGCTCTCTTTTTTCCAAGAAAAAACTGCTCATCCTAAGCAACCCGTTCGCCGGCCTGGATTCTGAAAGCCGCAGCGTTTTGTTTAAGTTTTTTGACGAAACGGTAAAAGAACGGTCTTCCCGCATCGACGACACTTTGCCTTATATAATTTTATCGTCGGACAGATATTCCGAAATTCCCGGCGCGATAACTGATGTGATCGAATTTACCGGAGCAAAGATAAGTTTTTGCGGATCGAAAAACGATTACGAGAATTTGCTTTTTAAGCGCGAAAAAGAAAATAATTCCGAACTTAAAAGCCGTAAAAAAACATTTATAGCCGAAGTTTCTATGTTAAACGATGAGTCTTTTAAAACGCGGTCTTTATGTCAAACGGCCGGCAATGCAGACAAGGCGTCACGGGCAGAGCGCAAGATCCTAGTTGAAATGAAGCGCGTCAATGTGGCTTGGAGCGGTCATGTCGTTTTGGACGATCTTACATGGTCGCTTTACGAAGGCGAACACTGGCTCATAAGAGGCCCGAACGGCTCGGGGAAAACAACTTTTTTGGAGCTTATAACGGGCGACAATATGCAGGTTTTCTGCAACGACGTTTCCTTGTTCGGAAAGCGCCGCGGATCGGGAGAAACCGTTTGGGACATAAAATCCAAGTTGGGAATAGTGTCGTACAGAATGCACGTAGAATATCGGATGCTCGGCGGAACAGATCTGGAATCGGTAATCATTTCGGGCTTCCGCGATTCCATAGGTCTTTACGAACATAAAACCGACCTGGAAGTTATCACGGCTGAAAAATGGTTAAACCTGGGCGGTTTTTCCGGCAGAAAAAAAGAACTTTTCGGGAATTTAAGCTACGGAGAGCAGCGGGCGCTTTTAATACTGCGCGCAGCGGTTAAATGTCCTAAAATCCTTATTTTAGACGAACCCTGCCATGGGCTTGACAAATCGTACAGAGAAAATATATTGAATTTGCTGGAAACCATAGCCGAAAGCGGAACCACGACATTGCTACATGTAACTCATGACCCCACTGAAGTTCTGCCTTGTGAAAAACACATCCTTGAGTTTCACCCCAAAGAAAGACCTATGTATAAGATTATCGATAATTCATAA
- a CDS encoding chloride channel protein, with amino-acid sequence MQVVFDFIKHKAYVFLILLLSVFTGVFAGLVCAVFGRGLLFLDALRVSHPLFFIPFLGAAGIIIVSAYKSWGGSSAEGVSLIFEVGYGEKPSVPKRIIPFIIISTWISNLFGASVGREGVAIQIGAGLGFRVGKIFRNDRIARILLIAGIAGGFGGLFRTPIAAVFFALEVLIAGSLAYEAFLPSLITAFTASFVSGKLGVPMETVLIDAEISFTAVNIFRIVIASLAFCMVGRIFSTADKKMRLLLQKILPNDCARIFIVGLVISAASIALYRGRYSGLSLGITHSVFHGGKVYLWDWILKILFTVISLSAGFQSGEISPLLCIGSSFGYVFAGIVKLPPVLCAALGSAAVLGSATNTFLAPMFIGCEVFGFKYLPYFFITCAIAYACNGNNTIYGKQRLSSML; translated from the coding sequence ATGCAGGTTGTCTTTGATTTTATTAAACACAAAGCATACGTTTTTTTGATCTTATTGTTATCTGTTTTTACAGGTGTTTTTGCAGGATTGGTGTGCGCAGTTTTCGGGAGAGGGCTTTTGTTCCTTGATGCGCTTCGCGTATCGCACCCGCTGTTTTTTATTCCGTTTTTGGGCGCCGCAGGAATTATCATAGTATCGGCTTATAAAAGTTGGGGCGGCTCAAGCGCTGAAGGTGTTTCTTTGATTTTCGAAGTGGGATACGGCGAAAAGCCTTCCGTCCCTAAAAGGATCATACCGTTCATCATCATCTCTACGTGGATTTCCAACTTGTTCGGTGCAAGCGTGGGGCGAGAGGGGGTTGCCATACAGATCGGAGCGGGGCTGGGTTTTAGAGTAGGAAAAATTTTCCGCAACGACAGAATCGCCCGCATTTTATTGATAGCGGGAATTGCAGGCGGATTCGGAGGGCTTTTCAGAACTCCCATAGCCGCAGTGTTTTTTGCCCTTGAAGTGCTCATAGCCGGAAGTCTCGCCTACGAAGCGTTTCTGCCTTCTCTGATCACAGCTTTTACGGCTTCTTTTGTCTCAGGTAAATTAGGAGTGCCGATGGAAACCGTTTTAATTGATGCGGAAATATCGTTTACCGCAGTAAACATATTCCGCATAGTTATCGCCTCTCTCGCATTTTGTATGGTAGGCCGGATTTTTTCGACTGCGGACAAAAAAATGCGCCTTTTGCTGCAGAAAATTTTACCCAACGACTGTGCCAGGATTTTTATTGTCGGCTTGGTAATAAGCGCAGCCTCCATAGCCTTATACCGGGGACGCTATTCGGGGCTCAGCCTCGGTATAACCCATTCGGTATTCCACGGCGGTAAAGTATATTTATGGGATTGGATCTTAAAAATTCTTTTTACAGTTATCTCTTTAAGCGCAGGGTTTCAAAGCGGCGAGATTTCTCCCTTGCTCTGTATAGGATCTTCTTTCGGCTATGTTTTTGCGGGTATCGTAAAACTTCCGCCGGTTTTATGTGCGGCGCTGGGTTCCGCCGCAGTTTTAGGCAGCGCGACAAATACCTTTCTAGCCCCCATGTTTATCGGCTGCGAAGTTTTCGGCTTTAAATATCTTCCGTATTTTTTTATCACATGCGCAATAGCTTATGCCTGCAACGGAAACAATACGATTTACGGAAAACAAAGACTGTCTTCCATGCTTTAA
- a CDS encoding BrnA antitoxin family protein, whose translation MTELEKFIAKCEENAVSDEQIDTSDIPELTESDFARGHFKYWKPAKKSITIRIDVDNLAWLQSVGKKDYQSRLNSALRWARMNDCPVDQL comes from the coding sequence ATGACAGAGTTAGAGAAATTTATAGCCAAATGTGAAGAGAACGCCGTTTCCGACGAGCAGATAGATACTTCAGACATTCCCGAACTCACGGAATCGGATTTTGCAAGGGGACACTTTAAATATTGGAAACCTGCAAAAAAAAGCATTACAATCCGTATCGATGTTGATAATTTGGCTTGGCTTCAGAGCGTGGGCAAAAAAGATTATCAATCTCGTCTGAATAGCGCTTTGCGGTGGGCGAGAATGAATGATTGCCCCGTAGACCAACTTTAA